In Paenibacillus sp. 1781tsa1, one DNA window encodes the following:
- a CDS encoding sensor histidine kinase, protein MSKYYSIRTKLIAFMLIATTLPLLASISMTFIQTKTALREQAVEENKRLIYQASTNLNNYVDNVARASLAVYNDPNFLRNLAKIPGDYRAVAEVYTTLQTIRAAVPDVFQLYLHSFAANQSTLIANPFPKREERKQAYSGSLHGKTGGNSPDIWVESAHMSHTYGFKAASPDDPARTVITLHRVIKDVPSTERLGVLAIDLNMNTIAAICGRLYDPAKEQIYVVDGQNQIIYQGRSEVNHTDVLREETASELNIARTSAGTGQNVAGHFEQDRSMYVYQQLGSTYADWTIVKQIPNETLYARATSLTWNNAMIAIAALVMVIVATLFISIRITGPLKQLMRYMNQIQAGRLHVDIHLSSRDEFGVLARHFRDMMDTVNNLILREYRLEIANKTNQLKALQAQIHPHFLYNTLQSIGTLALQQQGQRAYTLLSSLSKMLRYSMRDQTGVTLREEAEHARLYLELQQERFGDRLEVDLDFAEDTLSVEMPRMTLQPLIENYFKHGADIQPGKGHISLSSRRINDHWIEIELNNNGPSIPDDKLTEIRGWLHPNHTSTGLATQESDESESIGLRNVMRRLQLNSHPGHSARLEISNREPNGVKIRVKLYAGE, encoded by the coding sequence ATGTCCAAATACTACAGTATACGCACCAAATTGATTGCTTTTATGCTCATTGCTACCACCCTTCCGCTGCTTGCATCGATCAGCATGACGTTTATCCAGACTAAGACGGCCCTGCGGGAACAGGCGGTTGAAGAAAACAAACGCCTGATCTACCAAGCGTCCACGAATCTCAATAACTATGTGGATAACGTGGCCAGAGCGTCGCTTGCTGTGTATAACGACCCGAACTTCCTGCGTAACCTGGCGAAGATTCCTGGTGATTATCGTGCAGTGGCCGAGGTGTACACTACTTTGCAGACCATCCGCGCTGCTGTGCCGGATGTATTCCAGCTGTATTTGCACTCTTTTGCCGCCAATCAATCCACCTTAATTGCGAATCCCTTTCCGAAGCGGGAAGAACGTAAACAGGCCTATTCCGGCTCGCTTCATGGAAAAACAGGCGGTAACAGCCCGGATATTTGGGTGGAATCGGCCCATATGAGTCACACTTACGGATTCAAGGCTGCCTCCCCCGATGATCCTGCAAGAACGGTCATTACCCTGCATCGGGTGATCAAGGATGTTCCGTCCACCGAGCGTCTGGGTGTACTCGCCATTGATCTGAATATGAATACCATTGCAGCAATCTGTGGCAGGCTGTATGATCCGGCTAAGGAACAGATCTATGTTGTAGATGGTCAGAATCAGATCATTTACCAGGGACGTTCCGAGGTCAATCATACGGATGTACTGCGAGAGGAAACGGCTAGTGAGCTGAATATCGCACGGACTAGCGCTGGTACAGGCCAGAATGTCGCAGGACATTTTGAACAGGATCGTTCCATGTATGTATACCAGCAGCTTGGCAGCACATACGCCGACTGGACCATTGTCAAACAGATTCCGAATGAGACGTTATATGCCAGAGCAACTTCACTCACTTGGAATAACGCGATGATTGCTATCGCAGCACTTGTAATGGTCATTGTCGCTACCTTGTTCATTTCCATCCGAATCACCGGTCCGCTCAAGCAACTCATGCGGTATATGAACCAGATCCAAGCCGGGCGTCTGCATGTGGATATCCATCTATCCAGCCGAGATGAATTCGGGGTGCTCGCTCGTCATTTCCGAGATATGATGGATACGGTAAATAACCTTATTTTGCGGGAATATCGACTTGAAATCGCCAATAAGACGAATCAGCTCAAAGCGTTGCAAGCGCAGATTCATCCGCATTTTCTGTATAATACATTGCAATCCATCGGTACACTTGCCCTTCAACAGCAAGGACAGCGGGCGTATACCCTACTCTCTTCCCTATCTAAAATGCTGCGCTACAGCATGCGGGATCAGACCGGCGTGACGTTACGCGAAGAGGCAGAGCATGCCCGGTTGTATCTGGAACTTCAACAGGAGCGGTTCGGTGACCGTCTTGAGGTGGATTTGGATTTTGCCGAAGATACCTTGTCTGTCGAGATGCCAAGAATGACGTTACAACCTTTAATTGAGAACTATTTCAAACATGGGGCAGATATTCAGCCAGGCAAAGGTCACATCTCCCTATCCAGCCGTCGGATCAATGATCATTGGATTGAAATCGAACTGAATAATAACGGGCCCTCCATACCTGATGATAAATTAACGGAGATTCGGGGATGGCTCCATCCAAATCACACATCAACCGGGTTAGCCACGCAAGAATCCGATGAGTCCGAGTCCATCGGTCTACGAAATGTGATGCGCAGACTTCAATTGAACTCACATCCCGGTCACTCCGCCAGACTTGAGATCAGCAATCGGGAACCCAATGGTGTGAAGATCAGGGTTAAACTATACGCGGGAGAGTGA
- a CDS encoding carbohydrate ABC transporter permease — protein sequence MKHRKSSQLLQQLVFVGPSIVFFILIIVVPFLLGMVYSFTDWNGVSENINWVGFDNFVHVFANDPKFQTAFWFTVRFTVVGVILTNVIGFFLAYFLTKPLKTRNILRTIFFMPNVIGGLLLGFIWQFIFVKGFSAVGDVTGWSFFNLPWLGDEPTAFWGIVIVFVWQTAGYLMVIYISSLTNVSPDLLEAAEIDGASRWQVLRSIILPLIMPGVTICLFLAISWSFKMFDLNLSLTKGGPFGSTESVALNIYNEAFVNNRYGIGTAKALVFFVIVAIITMIQVRLTKSKEVEA from the coding sequence ATGAAGCATCGCAAATCTTCACAGCTGTTACAGCAGCTTGTGTTCGTGGGTCCCTCCATCGTGTTTTTTATTCTCATCATCGTGGTCCCTTTCCTGCTTGGTATGGTGTATTCCTTCACGGATTGGAACGGGGTATCCGAGAACATTAATTGGGTAGGGTTCGATAACTTCGTGCATGTTTTTGCGAATGATCCCAAGTTCCAAACGGCGTTTTGGTTTACGGTGCGCTTCACCGTGGTTGGTGTGATACTGACCAATGTGATTGGCTTTTTCCTGGCGTATTTTCTGACCAAACCGCTCAAGACGAGAAACATTCTGCGTACGATCTTTTTTATGCCTAACGTGATCGGTGGGTTGTTGCTCGGCTTTATCTGGCAGTTCATATTTGTGAAAGGGTTTTCAGCAGTAGGCGATGTAACAGGCTGGTCCTTCTTCAACCTTCCTTGGCTGGGAGACGAACCAACCGCCTTCTGGGGAATCGTGATTGTGTTTGTATGGCAGACCGCAGGATATCTGATGGTCATCTACATCTCATCTCTGACGAATGTATCCCCTGATCTGCTGGAAGCTGCCGAGATTGATGGCGCAAGTCGCTGGCAGGTACTGCGGAGCATCATTCTTCCGCTCATTATGCCGGGTGTAACGATCTGTCTGTTCCTGGCGATCTCCTGGTCGTTCAAAATGTTCGATCTCAATCTGTCATTGACCAAAGGTGGACCATTCGGATCAACAGAGTCGGTTGCGCTTAATATTTACAATGAAGCCTTTGTGAATAACAGATATGGCATCGGAACCGCCAAAGCACTCGTGTTCTTCGTAATCGTTGCCATCATCACTATGATTCAGGTACGTCTGACGAAGAGCAAGGAGGTAGAAGCCTAA
- a CDS encoding carbohydrate ABC transporter permease — METTKNYRFSTILTEIIMVLIGLLFLVPFYFLFVNSVKTFGDLLTNSAAWPEVFQWGNYANAWEKINFPSALMNSLIVTVVSNLLLVLISSMAAYRMVRSDTRFNRILFGMFIAAMVIPFQSIMIPLVTVTSNLGLIDSLGGLIICYLGFGAPMSVFLFHGFVKSVPLEIEEAARVDGSSAYGVFFRIVFPLMKPMYVTVIILNTLWIWNDYLLPSLILQSSNLRTIPIATFALFGQYTKQWDLALPALVLGIMPIIIFFLLMQKYIIQGITAGSVKG; from the coding sequence ATGGAGACGACGAAAAATTACCGCTTCAGTACCATTCTAACCGAGATTATCATGGTGCTCATTGGACTTTTATTCCTGGTTCCGTTTTACTTCCTGTTTGTGAATTCGGTTAAAACCTTCGGTGACCTGCTCACCAATTCGGCTGCATGGCCGGAGGTATTCCAATGGGGCAACTATGCAAACGCCTGGGAGAAAATTAACTTCCCGTCCGCGCTGATGAACTCGCTTATCGTTACCGTAGTCAGCAATCTGTTGCTTGTGCTGATCAGTTCCATGGCCGCGTACCGGATGGTTCGCAGTGATACACGGTTCAACCGGATTTTGTTCGGCATGTTCATTGCCGCCATGGTGATTCCGTTCCAGTCTATCATGATTCCACTCGTTACTGTAACCAGTAATCTTGGATTGATTGACAGTCTTGGCGGCCTCATTATCTGTTACCTTGGTTTCGGGGCGCCGATGTCTGTCTTCCTATTCCACGGATTCGTGAAGTCGGTCCCACTGGAGATTGAGGAAGCGGCTCGGGTGGATGGAAGTTCTGCCTACGGGGTGTTCTTCCGGATCGTATTTCCACTGATGAAACCGATGTATGTAACCGTCATTATTTTGAACACACTCTGGATCTGGAATGATTATCTGCTCCCATCCCTGATCCTGCAAAGCTCCAACTTGCGTACGATTCCAATTGCAACCTTTGCCCTGTTCGGTCAATATACGAAGCAATGGGATCTGGCCTTGCCGGCCCTTGTGCTTGGCATCATGCCGATCATTATCTTCTTCCTGCTGATGCAGAAATATATCATTCAGGGGATTACCGCTGGATCAGTTAAAGGGTGA
- a CDS encoding ABC transporter substrate-binding protein — translation MKRMTKLTLLMLIAFAVMLAGCGNGDKSGSPVNTDTQGGSEAAAGDKTIKIFQFKVEIAEALNRLKAEYESSHPGVKLDIQTVGGGSDYGAALKAKFAAGEQPDIFNVGGYRELDTWLEYLEDLSGESWAKDALEVAKEPMTKDGKLYGQPLALEGYGFIYNKDLFQKAGITEIPTTLEQLDQAAQKLQAAGITPFSNGYQEWWVLGNHNVNVAFANQADPVKFIQGLNESTEKIPGNQVFNDWINLLDLTLKYSNKNPLTTDYNTQVTLFASGEAAMMQQGNWTQVQIDGIDPDLNLGILPMPINNEPNDKLFVGVPNYWVVNKNSQVKTEAKEFLEWLVTSDIGKQYMTKEFKFIPAFSSITASEEDLGDLATEIMKYSQANKTLSWNFNRFPEGVPQEYGSTIQAYVAGKSDKAGLLDALQQNWDSLKK, via the coding sequence ATGAAAAGAATGACGAAGTTGACGTTGCTTATGCTGATTGCTTTTGCGGTAATGCTCGCGGGATGTGGCAATGGGGACAAGAGTGGCAGTCCGGTCAACACAGATACTCAAGGTGGTAGCGAAGCTGCTGCCGGGGACAAAACGATTAAAATCTTCCAATTCAAAGTTGAAATTGCGGAAGCGCTTAACCGTCTCAAAGCGGAGTACGAATCCTCCCATCCAGGCGTCAAACTGGACATTCAAACTGTAGGTGGTGGTAGTGACTACGGTGCTGCATTGAAAGCCAAGTTTGCCGCAGGCGAACAACCGGACATTTTCAACGTAGGTGGATATCGTGAGCTGGATACATGGCTTGAATATCTGGAAGATCTGTCTGGGGAATCGTGGGCCAAAGATGCGCTCGAAGTAGCCAAAGAGCCAATGACCAAAGACGGCAAGCTCTATGGACAGCCGCTGGCGCTGGAAGGTTATGGCTTCATTTATAACAAAGACCTCTTCCAAAAAGCGGGTATTACCGAAATTCCAACGACACTGGAACAGTTGGATCAAGCTGCACAGAAACTTCAAGCCGCAGGCATCACCCCGTTCTCGAACGGATATCAGGAGTGGTGGGTGCTGGGCAATCATAACGTCAACGTCGCATTTGCAAATCAGGCAGATCCGGTGAAATTCATCCAGGGATTGAATGAAAGCACGGAGAAAATTCCTGGCAATCAGGTGTTCAACGACTGGATTAACCTGCTCGACTTAACGCTGAAATATAGCAATAAAAACCCGCTGACAACCGACTACAATACGCAAGTTACGTTGTTTGCGAGTGGAGAAGCGGCGATGATGCAGCAAGGGAACTGGACTCAAGTACAGATCGATGGAATTGATCCGGATCTGAATCTGGGTATCCTGCCGATGCCAATTAACAATGAACCAAATGACAAATTGTTTGTCGGCGTGCCGAACTATTGGGTTGTGAACAAGAACTCTCAAGTGAAAACGGAAGCGAAAGAGTTCCTGGAGTGGCTCGTGACTTCGGATATCGGGAAACAATATATGACGAAAGAATTCAAATTCATTCCGGCGTTCAGTTCCATCACAGCATCCGAGGAGGATCTGGGTGACCTCGCCACAGAGATCATGAAGTATAGCCAGGCCAATAAAACACTGAGCTGGAACTTCAACCGTTTCCCTGAAGGGGTTCCACAAGAGTATGGCAGCACGATTCAGGCTTACGTTGCAGGTAAATCGGATAAAGCCGGCTTGCTTGATGCATTACAACAGAACTGGGATAGTTTGAAAAAATAA
- a CDS encoding ATP-grasp domain-containing protein, with product MRDIVFLCDKRMNTKTGFIEALSNISETTNILLVEQGYEQFYSLPEGLFSAVFEVEDITRIDQVEEVFERILDEYDVERVIAPTENVVETGGYLRSRFGIPGIQKNQAETVRNKWIMKETLRQAGIHTSQTRIASNAVQIRKIVAGIGFPIIIKPISGWATIMTYRLNNQEELEQYISHSWNRESVLIEEFITGREFHIDSIVSEGELVFSSVSEYLFNCLEIVQNDRPSGTICYPANTHYEYVERMQSFNEEIIRTLGIRNSVFHAEVFLLPNGEICFGEIGARIGGIVIIPPMVLNSHQVNLFDAAIQTELGIYEAPTLVNTGKYTGAVNFPSAVGKIESISSAEDFKSMEGLIDIRINFTSGQSISGGRDTMSRSGFAIVEGPDIEFVRKQLLELHDKFVLVHQ from the coding sequence ATGAGGGATATCGTCTTTCTGTGTGACAAGCGAATGAACACCAAAACGGGGTTTATCGAAGCTTTGTCCAACATATCGGAAACAACCAATATTTTGTTGGTAGAACAGGGATATGAACAATTTTATTCCTTACCGGAAGGGTTGTTCAGTGCTGTGTTCGAAGTGGAAGATATTACTCGGATTGATCAGGTGGAAGAGGTTTTTGAGCGCATTTTGGATGAATATGATGTGGAGCGCGTCATTGCCCCGACCGAAAATGTGGTGGAGACCGGTGGGTATCTCCGATCGCGTTTTGGCATACCTGGTATTCAAAAGAATCAGGCCGAGACGGTTCGGAACAAATGGATCATGAAGGAAACATTGCGGCAGGCGGGAATCCACACGTCACAGACGCGTATTGCGTCCAATGCAGTACAGATTAGAAAGATTGTCGCAGGCATTGGTTTTCCCATCATTATCAAACCGATTAGCGGCTGGGCGACGATCATGACGTACAGGCTCAATAATCAAGAGGAGCTTGAGCAGTATATCAGCCATTCCTGGAATCGGGAATCGGTGCTCATTGAGGAATTTATTACGGGTAGGGAGTTTCATATTGATTCGATCGTTTCAGAAGGTGAGCTTGTATTTTCCTCCGTCTCTGAATATTTGTTTAATTGTCTTGAGATTGTCCAAAATGATCGCCCTTCCGGCACGATCTGTTATCCCGCTAACACACATTATGAATATGTGGAACGGATGCAGTCGTTCAATGAAGAGATCATACGGACACTGGGAATACGTAACAGTGTGTTCCATGCAGAAGTATTCCTTCTGCCGAATGGGGAGATCTGTTTTGGAGAGATTGGAGCACGAATTGGAGGCATTGTCATCATTCCACCTATGGTTTTGAATTCTCATCAGGTGAACTTGTTTGATGCGGCCATTCAAACGGAACTTGGGATATATGAAGCGCCAACCTTGGTTAATACAGGCAAGTATACCGGTGCGGTTAATTTCCCATCTGCTGTAGGCAAGATCGAAAGTATCTCATCAGCAGAAGATTTCAAATCGATGGAAGGACTCATTGATATCCGAATTAACTTTACATCGGGTCAGTCCATTTCAGGTGGTCGAGATACGATGTCCCGATCCGGATTTGCCATTGTGGAAGGTCCAGATATCGAATTCGTTAGAAAACAACTTCTAGAACTACATGACAAGTTTGTCCTGGTTCACCAATAA
- a CDS encoding YqcI/YcgG family protein, with the protein MLLDNADVKRLDSHDWRKQEFEHFEKDMTSESPRFPCIFGSMGLSRNELRFSFFDDVDDHSIEELGKALREYVEQARSFGNYTSMVTFFNIGKDLSIHEYQHMFWSILTRLHTIDLKEWPEFIPNEENDPLWEFCFHGEPIFVVCNTPAHEVRRSRRANTYMITFQPRWVFDSIGLGTPKGDKSKDLVRSLLRQYDAIEPFPHLGIYGNPNNREWLQYFIPDTNEVSATAQCPFHHMRRNTMSSVQYIKGSDVTLEEAVMQLLPVTGSVEVQRDTPFREHKSHTHPTDETLLIINGDITFFTEEGELHCTPGDRILLPANTVHSSKAGENGTLYIIALEFVEQPKEEVLA; encoded by the coding sequence TTGTTGCTAGATAACGCTGATGTGAAGAGACTGGATAGTCATGATTGGAGAAAGCAAGAATTTGAGCATTTTGAAAAGGACATGACCAGTGAGAGTCCACGTTTTCCCTGCATATTCGGTTCCATGGGACTTAGCCGTAATGAGCTACGTTTCTCCTTTTTTGATGATGTAGATGACCATTCCATAGAAGAACTGGGAAAGGCATTGAGAGAATACGTGGAACAGGCAAGGAGCTTTGGAAACTACACTTCCATGGTCACGTTCTTTAATATTGGTAAGGATCTATCCATCCATGAATATCAGCATATGTTTTGGTCCATCCTGACCCGGCTACACACCATTGACTTGAAAGAATGGCCTGAATTCATACCGAATGAAGAGAATGATCCCTTGTGGGAATTTTGCTTTCATGGGGAACCCATTTTTGTCGTTTGTAACACACCAGCACATGAGGTCAGAAGGAGCAGACGTGCCAATACATACATGATTACCTTTCAACCCCGATGGGTCTTTGATTCGATTGGCTTAGGAACACCAAAAGGAGATAAATCCAAGGATTTGGTGCGAAGCTTGCTTCGGCAATACGATGCAATTGAACCATTCCCGCATCTAGGGATCTATGGGAATCCGAATAATCGAGAGTGGCTGCAATATTTTATTCCAGATACCAACGAAGTTTCCGCTACAGCGCAATGCCCATTTCATCATATGAGGAGGAATACTATGAGTTCAGTTCAATATATCAAAGGGTCTGACGTAACACTTGAAGAAGCTGTAATGCAATTGCTGCCTGTAACCGGTTCGGTAGAGGTACAAAGAGATACACCATTCAGGGAGCACAAATCCCATACCCATCCTACAGACGAGACACTTTTGATTATAAATGGAGATATTACCTTCTTCACTGAAGAAGGAGAACTGCATTGCACGCCTGGTGACCGCATTCTGCTTCCGGCTAATACGGTGCATTCCTCCAAAGCCGGGGAGAATGGAACGTTGTACATTATCGCTTTGGAGTTTGTGGAGCAGCCGAAAGAAGAGGTTCTGGCATGA
- a CDS encoding acetyl-CoA carboxylase biotin carboxylase subunit family protein, translating into MTRSSVGLLMRKGFSLHGDHIEALGRIFEEVHLWTSVSGYEQDPRFRSVQHIPKYENVEEMILQARQLGVPFFITWQETDIVLNARLNEGLGRQDIPVQAAEIARDKSRQRQFLKQEDVACPEFYAVNTLDEAVSAAASVGYPVIIKPTLAASSSHVALVHSYAELKEAFDSISQLAISQSELYFDEECPAIALIEEFLPGEEITLDGVVVNGRFYLGGVHNKLRMPGPYFEEDEYTLPFQGESNVEQELCEMAQQICTGLKLVNGLFNVEARQNANDEYKVVEFSCRISGGHVYRNIRDVYGTDLVTAHAYGLQGEEKLAAHFAKRTAPKCATCIKFVYRDGKVLNNASGEAADDVRYRAYYPVAAKGRVVHSAPKGFDITGLLSVRTKYQGPEDIESVKQAARLLEQKLDLQVAEVRQLQ; encoded by the coding sequence ATGACTCGTTCCTCCGTTGGTTTGCTTATGAGAAAAGGTTTTTCTCTGCACGGGGATCATATTGAAGCTCTGGGGAGAATTTTCGAAGAGGTCCATTTATGGACCTCTGTTTCTGGATATGAACAAGATCCGCGCTTTCGGTCTGTTCAGCATATTCCCAAGTACGAGAATGTGGAAGAAATGATCTTGCAGGCTAGACAATTAGGCGTTCCGTTTTTCATTACCTGGCAGGAAACGGATATTGTACTGAATGCGAGATTGAATGAAGGATTGGGAAGACAGGATATTCCTGTCCAAGCGGCCGAAATTGCCAGAGACAAGTCCAGACAGCGTCAGTTCCTGAAGCAGGAGGACGTGGCCTGTCCTGAATTTTATGCTGTAAATACGTTGGATGAGGCTGTTTCAGCGGCGGCAAGTGTAGGCTATCCGGTTATTATTAAACCCACACTGGCCGCATCCAGCAGCCATGTTGCGCTCGTTCATTCGTATGCCGAATTGAAGGAGGCCTTCGATAGTATCTCGCAACTTGCCATTTCGCAATCGGAGCTATATTTTGACGAGGAATGTCCTGCAATAGCGCTGATTGAAGAGTTCCTGCCCGGGGAAGAGATTACGCTGGATGGCGTAGTTGTGAATGGACGGTTTTATCTGGGCGGAGTCCATAACAAGCTCAGAATGCCAGGTCCTTACTTTGAAGAGGATGAATATACGCTACCTTTTCAGGGAGAATCCAATGTGGAACAAGAACTTTGCGAGATGGCTCAGCAAATATGCACAGGTCTGAAACTTGTAAATGGGCTGTTTAACGTTGAAGCCAGGCAGAACGCCAATGATGAGTATAAAGTGGTGGAGTTCAGCTGCCGTATCAGTGGTGGGCATGTCTATCGCAATATTCGTGATGTGTACGGCACTGATCTGGTGACCGCCCACGCTTATGGTCTTCAGGGGGAGGAGAAGTTGGCTGCCCATTTTGCGAAAAGAACGGCTCCCAAGTGCGCAACCTGTATCAAATTTGTATACCGTGATGGCAAGGTGTTGAATAATGCCAGCGGTGAGGCAGCAGACGATGTGAGGTACCGGGCGTATTATCCGGTTGCTGCCAAAGGTAGAGTGGTTCATTCTGCTCCGAAGGGATTCGATATTACAGGTCTGTTGTCTGTACGTACCAAATATCAGGGTCCTGAGGACATCGAATCGGTAAAACAAGCCGCAAGATTGCTGGAACAAAAGCTGGATTTGCAAGTTGCTGAGGTGAGACAGCTTCAATGA
- a CDS encoding MFS transporter, whose product MIQTILFILFLSITLCGDTILNITLIWSVLEQGGSITHLSIIITIMSLIPILLQKYSFFLKTALKERPLLIFSLARILGIVFLLVFLIQFAGNTNVYGLYLIGGVFSVILFLTNQSLEIYMSQMVLDGKIKSHKASHDLQTAIQIGAFGGSAVTGVLLSIGGLPMISTVLMVTLAVGMMAPWLIPILSRSGQAEQNVQKEKTEAPQITYSDAVRKKVLNMTILAVVVLTVQLGAINFIVPILFHDIYNWDSSRYGAIGAAMGLGAFLATLIRKWEHRIPMYLFILIGVIDIIIGTVQVFAVSLICGFMLGFVFNRTRIMQRSVMFDNLRSREETMKWSGRSTFATQFTRSVVPLVLALPLSLMGQENTGVLLGAIGVTVTIILFVAIRLENRLPLQGTESIIAGDSKPSI is encoded by the coding sequence ATGATACAGACTATTTTATTCATCCTCTTCCTGTCCATTACCTTATGTGGAGATACCATTCTAAACATTACCCTGATCTGGTCGGTACTGGAGCAGGGTGGGTCGATTACTCATCTGAGTATTATTATTACGATCATGAGTTTGATACCTATTTTATTGCAGAAGTATAGCTTTTTTCTTAAAACTGCACTTAAAGAACGACCCTTGCTAATTTTCAGCTTAGCGCGCATCCTGGGTATTGTGTTTCTTCTTGTGTTTTTAATTCAATTTGCCGGCAATACCAATGTGTATGGCTTATATCTGATTGGTGGCGTATTCTCCGTGATTCTGTTTTTGACCAATCAGAGTCTGGAAATCTACATGTCCCAGATGGTGTTGGATGGGAAAATCAAATCACACAAGGCCTCGCATGACTTGCAGACGGCAATTCAGATTGGTGCATTTGGAGGAAGTGCGGTAACTGGAGTTTTGCTCAGTATAGGCGGACTGCCAATGATCTCAACGGTACTGATGGTGACGCTGGCTGTGGGGATGATGGCTCCATGGCTCATTCCAATTCTGTCCCGATCCGGTCAGGCTGAGCAGAACGTACAGAAAGAAAAAACGGAGGCTCCGCAGATTACCTACTCCGACGCTGTGCGAAAAAAAGTACTGAACATGACCATATTGGCGGTGGTTGTATTAACCGTGCAATTGGGAGCAATCAATTTTATCGTACCAATTTTGTTCCATGATATCTACAATTGGGATTCATCCCGTTACGGGGCTATCGGAGCTGCGATGGGGCTTGGGGCCTTTCTTGCAACGCTGATTCGTAAGTGGGAACACCGAATTCCAATGTATCTATTTATACTGATCGGTGTTATTGATATCATCATTGGCACGGTACAGGTGTTTGCGGTGTCGTTAATCTGTGGATTTATGCTTGGGTTTGTGTTTAATCGGACTCGTATTATGCAAAGATCAGTCATGTTTGATAACTTGCGCAGTCGTGAAGAGACCATGAAGTGGTCGGGAAGATCAACATTTGCCACTCAATTCACAAGATCTGTTGTCCCGCTGGTACTGGCACTACCGCTGTCCCTTATGGGGCAGGAGAACACAGGCGTGCTGTTAGGAGCAATCGGTGTTACGGTGACGATAATCCTGTTTGTCGCCATAAGGCTGGAGAACAGATTGCCACTTCAAGGCACCGAGTCGATTATTGCCGGGGACAGTAAACCTTCGATTTGA
- a CDS encoding TetR/AcrR family transcriptional regulator, whose protein sequence is MNRTKAVEVAAQLFLRQGYSYVSMDEVVRVSGVSKSNIYYHFKNKEELLQAVVQYWIAQYESELYLLLSQRERGVEERIYSFMAMLSAGIEGRNYEGSCPFVTLYMQTPDSASQVKESISRFFRELRPMVEKLFQQGLDRGEFRKEIEPGPAALLFIAALEGSLILAGTARDVGIIEQSARTFCQMLR, encoded by the coding sequence GTGAACCGGACCAAGGCAGTTGAAGTGGCTGCACAATTATTTCTGCGTCAGGGGTACAGCTATGTCAGCATGGATGAGGTCGTGCGTGTGAGTGGGGTATCCAAGTCCAATATCTATTACCACTTTAAAAACAAGGAGGAACTGCTTCAGGCCGTGGTACAATACTGGATTGCCCAGTATGAGTCGGAGCTGTATCTGCTGCTCAGTCAACGTGAGCGAGGAGTGGAGGAGCGCATCTACTCATTTATGGCAATGCTGTCGGCAGGTATTGAGGGCCGAAATTACGAAGGGAGCTGCCCTTTTGTCACGTTATATATGCAGACGCCTGACAGTGCATCCCAAGTGAAGGAGAGCATATCCAGATTCTTTCGTGAGCTTAGACCAATGGTGGAGAAGCTGTTTCAGCAAGGTTTGGATCGTGGTGAATTTCGCAAAGAAATCGAACCGGGACCGGCTGCGTTGTTGTTTATTGCAGCATTAGAAGGTTCACTGATTCTTGCGGGAACTGCGCGTGATGTAGGCATTATTGAACAATCGGCACGTACTTTTTGTCAGATGCTTCGGTAA